In Pseudomonas nunensis, a single window of DNA contains:
- a CDS encoding alanine/glycine:cation symporter family protein translates to MLEVINDFLSGKVLIVLIVGLGSYFTIRSRFVQLRHFFHMFAVFRDSLKSSAGQLSSFQALMLSLAGRVGAGNIAGVGIAVTLGGPGAVFWMWVTALVGMSSSFFECSLGQLYKRCDSDGTYRGGPSYYIQHGLQKRWLGMIMAFLLLITFGFAFNGLQSHAVTHSLKNAFDLDPTYTGAALAVLLGLVFIGGIKRIAKVADLLVPVKTLVYIGVTIYVIVLQFDHVPAMLMTIVKSAFGLDQAFGGLIGSAIVMGVKRGVFANEAGLGSAPNVAAVASVEHPVAQGVVQAFSVFLDTFVICTCTALLILLSGFYTPGFEGDGIALTQNSLAAVVGDWGRSFISVALSLFVFTSILYNYYLGESNLRFMIGENRAALIGYRALVLVLIFWGAIENLGTVFAFADITMTMLAFVNLIALFLLFKVGMRILRDYDDQRSAGIKTPVFDSSKFPDLDLDLQAWPANPPAAATKAEAELKGVPAAQR, encoded by the coding sequence ATGCTCGAAGTCATTAACGACTTCCTCTCAGGGAAAGTACTGATCGTGCTCATTGTCGGGCTCGGTAGCTACTTCACGATCCGCTCGCGTTTCGTTCAATTGCGCCACTTCTTCCACATGTTCGCGGTATTCCGCGACAGCCTCAAAAGCAGCGCCGGTCAACTCAGCTCGTTCCAGGCCCTGATGCTCAGCCTCGCCGGCCGCGTCGGTGCAGGTAACATCGCCGGTGTCGGCATCGCCGTGACCCTCGGCGGGCCAGGTGCGGTGTTCTGGATGTGGGTGACCGCGCTGGTCGGCATGTCCAGCAGCTTCTTCGAATGTTCCCTCGGCCAGCTCTACAAGCGCTGCGACTCCGACGGCACCTACCGTGGCGGCCCGTCCTATTACATCCAGCACGGCCTGCAGAAACGCTGGTTGGGGATGATCATGGCGTTCCTGCTGCTGATCACCTTCGGCTTCGCCTTCAACGGCCTGCAATCCCACGCCGTAACTCACTCGCTGAAGAACGCCTTCGACCTTGACCCAACGTACACTGGCGCGGCGCTGGCCGTGTTGCTGGGCCTGGTGTTCATCGGTGGCATCAAGCGTATCGCCAAGGTCGCTGACCTGCTGGTACCGGTGAAAACCCTGGTGTACATCGGCGTGACCATCTACGTGATCGTGCTGCAATTCGACCACGTTCCAGCGATGCTGATGACCATCGTCAAAAGTGCTTTCGGTCTCGACCAAGCCTTTGGCGGCCTGATCGGCAGCGCCATTGTCATGGGCGTGAAACGTGGCGTGTTCGCCAACGAAGCCGGCCTGGGCAGTGCGCCAAACGTGGCTGCGGTCGCGTCGGTCGAGCACCCGGTGGCACAAGGCGTGGTTCAGGCGTTCAGCGTGTTCCTCGACACCTTCGTGATCTGCACCTGCACCGCATTGCTGATTTTGCTCTCGGGTTTCTACACCCCGGGCTTCGAAGGCGACGGCATTGCCCTGACCCAGAACTCCCTGGCCGCCGTGGTCGGTGACTGGGGTCGCAGTTTCATCTCCGTAGCCCTGTCGTTGTTCGTGTTCACCTCGATCCTCTACAACTACTACCTGGGCGAGAGCAACCTGCGCTTCATGATCGGTGAGAACCGCGCAGCGCTGATCGGTTACCGCGCGCTGGTACTGGTGCTGATCTTCTGGGGTGCCATCGAAAACCTCGGCACGGTGTTCGCTTTTGCCGACATCACCATGACCATGCTGGCGTTCGTGAACCTGATCGCGCTGTTCCTGCTGTTCAAGGTCGGCATGCGCATCCTGCGTGACTACGATGACCAGCGCTCTGCCGGCATCAAGACTCCGGTGTTCGATTCGAGCAAGTTCCCGGATCTGGACCTGGACCTGCAAGCCTGGCCTGCCAACCCGCCAGCCGCCGCCACCAAGGCCGAGGCTGAGCTCAAAGGCGTACCCGCAGCGCAACGCTGA
- the aspA gene encoding aspartate ammonia-lyase: MSSAASFRTEKDLLGVLEVPAQAYYGIQTLRAVNNFRLSGVPISHYPKLVVGLAMVKQAAADANRELGHLSEAKHAAISEACARLIRGDFHEEFVVDMIQGGAGTSTNMNANEVIANIALEAMGHQKGEYQYLHPNNDVNMAQSTNDAYPTAIRLGLLLGHDALLASLDSLIQAFAAKGQEFAHVLKMGRTQLQDAVPMTLGQEFRAFATTLGEDLARLKTLAPELLTEVNLGGTAIGTGINADPRYQHLAVERLALISGQPLVPAADLIEATSDMGAFVLFSGMLKRTAVKLSKICNDLRLLSSGPRTGINEINLPARQPGSSIMPGKVNPVIPEAVNQVAFQIIGNDLALTIAAEGGQLQLNVMEPLIAFKIFDSIRLLQRAMDMLREHCIVGITANEERCRELVEHSIGLVTALNPYIGYENATRIARIALESGRGVLELVREEGLLDDEMLADILRPENMIAPRLVPLKA, translated from the coding sequence ATGTCCTCCGCTGCATCTTTCCGCACAGAAAAAGACCTGCTTGGCGTACTCGAAGTACCCGCTCAAGCGTATTACGGCATCCAGACCCTGCGAGCGGTGAACAACTTCCGTCTCTCCGGCGTTCCGATTTCGCATTACCCGAAGCTGGTTGTCGGCCTGGCCATGGTTAAACAAGCCGCTGCTGACGCCAACCGCGAGCTGGGTCATCTGAGCGAAGCCAAGCACGCTGCCATCAGCGAAGCCTGTGCACGACTGATCCGCGGCGATTTCCACGAAGAGTTCGTGGTCGACATGATTCAAGGCGGCGCTGGCACTTCGACCAACATGAATGCCAACGAAGTCATCGCCAACATCGCGCTGGAGGCCATGGGTCACCAGAAAGGCGAATACCAATACCTGCACCCGAACAACGACGTGAACATGGCGCAGTCGACCAACGACGCCTACCCGACCGCGATCCGTCTGGGTCTGCTGTTGGGTCACGACGCGCTGCTGGCCAGCCTCGACAGCCTGATCCAGGCGTTTGCTGCCAAAGGTCAGGAATTTGCTCACGTCCTGAAAATGGGCCGCACGCAACTGCAAGACGCCGTGCCGATGACCCTCGGCCAGGAATTCCGTGCTTTCGCCACCACATTGGGCGAAGACTTGGCCCGTCTGAAGACGCTGGCCCCGGAACTGTTGACTGAAGTAAACCTGGGCGGCACCGCGATTGGTACCGGCATCAACGCCGACCCGCGTTACCAGCACCTGGCCGTTGAGCGCCTGGCCCTGATCAGCGGTCAACCGCTGGTTCCAGCTGCCGACCTGATCGAAGCCACCTCCGATATGGGCGCCTTCGTGCTGTTCTCCGGCATGCTCAAGCGCACCGCGGTCAAGCTGTCGAAGATCTGCAACGACTTGCGCCTGCTGTCCAGCGGCCCACGCACCGGCATCAACGAAATCAACCTGCCGGCGCGTCAGCCAGGCAGTTCGATCATGCCCGGCAAGGTCAACCCGGTAATTCCGGAAGCGGTGAACCAGGTAGCGTTCCAGATCATCGGCAACGACCTGGCCCTGACCATCGCAGCCGAAGGCGGCCAACTGCAACTGAACGTGATGGAGCCGCTGATCGCGTTCAAGATCTTCGACTCGATCCGCCTGCTGCAACGCGCCATGGATATGCTGCGCGAGCATTGCATCGTTGGCATCACCGCCAACGAAGAGCGCTGCCGCGAACTGGTCGAGCACTCGATCGGCCTGGTCACCGCGCTGAACCCGTACATCGGCTATGAAAACGCCACCCGCATCGCCCGTATCGCCCTCGAAAGCGGCCGCGGCGTGCTGGAACTGGTGCGCGAAGAAGGCTTGCTCGACGACGAAATGCTCGCCGACATCCTGCGCCCGGAAAACATGATTGCTCCGCGTCTGGTCCCGCTCAAGGCTTGA
- a CDS encoding LysR substrate-binding domain-containing protein — protein MNLESKWLEDFSALAATRSFSQAAERRFVTQPAFSRRIRSLEAALGLQLVNRSRTPVELTAAGQLFLVTARTVVEQLGEVLRHLHHLEGGQGEVMQVAAAHSLALGFFPRWIAQLRNEGLNIATRLVATNVGDAVHALREGGCDLMLAFYDPDAAMQMDPEIFPSLHLGQTEMLPVCAADAEGKPLFDLEGEGSVPLLAYSAGAFLGRSVNLLLRQRALRFTTIYETAMADSLKSMALEGLGIAWVPQLSVRAELARGELVVCGGPQWHVPLEIRLYRCALVRKANVRLLWRKLEGGAAQGS, from the coding sequence ATGAATCTGGAAAGCAAATGGCTGGAGGACTTTAGTGCCCTGGCCGCCACCCGCAGCTTCTCCCAGGCTGCGGAACGCCGCTTCGTGACCCAGCCTGCATTTAGCCGGCGGATCCGCAGCCTTGAAGCCGCGCTGGGGCTGCAATTGGTCAACCGCTCGCGCACGCCGGTCGAGCTGACAGCGGCGGGGCAGTTGTTTCTGGTGACGGCGCGGACAGTGGTCGAGCAGTTGGGCGAAGTATTGCGCCATCTCCATCACCTGGAAGGCGGGCAGGGCGAAGTGATGCAGGTGGCGGCGGCTCACTCGCTGGCACTGGGCTTCTTCCCGCGCTGGATCGCGCAGTTGCGTAATGAAGGCCTGAACATTGCCACCCGGCTGGTGGCGACCAACGTCGGCGACGCCGTGCACGCGCTGCGTGAGGGCGGTTGCGACTTGATGCTGGCGTTCTATGACCCGGACGCAGCGATGCAGATGGACCCGGAAATCTTCCCGTCGCTGCATTTGGGCCAGACGGAAATGCTGCCGGTCTGCGCGGCGGATGCCGAGGGCAAGCCTCTGTTTGATCTGGAAGGCGAGGGAAGTGTGCCGTTGCTCGCTTACAGCGCCGGTGCGTTTCTGGGTCGTTCGGTGAACCTGCTGCTGCGCCAACGTGCCCTGCGCTTTACCACCATTTATGAGACCGCCATGGCCGACAGCCTGAAAAGCATGGCGCTGGAAGGGCTGGGGATTGCCTGGGTGCCGCAACTGAGCGTGCGCGCCGAACTGGCTCGCGGTGAACTGGTGGTGTGCGGCGGCCCGCAATGGCATGTGCCGCTGGAGATTCGTTTGTATCGCTGCGCGCTGGTGCGCAAGGCGAACGTGCGGTTGTTGTGGCGCAAGCTGGAAGGAGGTGCGGCGCAGGGTTCTTGA
- the purE gene encoding 5-(carboxyamino)imidazole ribonucleotide mutase — translation MSALVGVIMGSKSDWSTLSHTADMLEKLGIPYEVKVVSAHRTPDLLFQYAEEAEARGIEVIIAGAGGAAHLPGMCAAKTHLPVLGVPVQSSMLSGVDSLLSIVQMPAGIPVATLAIGKAGAINAALLSASILGAKHPQFHAVLKTFRAEQTDSVLDNPDPRIA, via the coding sequence ATGAGTGCACTGGTTGGCGTGATCATGGGCTCCAAGTCCGATTGGTCCACCCTTAGCCACACCGCCGATATGCTGGAAAAGCTCGGCATCCCTTACGAGGTGAAAGTGGTCTCTGCCCACCGCACCCCGGACCTGCTGTTCCAGTATGCCGAAGAGGCTGAGGCGCGTGGCATCGAGGTGATTATCGCCGGTGCCGGTGGCGCGGCTCACCTGCCTGGCATGTGTGCGGCCAAGACCCACCTGCCGGTGCTCGGCGTACCGGTGCAGTCGTCGATGCTCTCGGGCGTCGATTCGCTGCTCTCGATCGTGCAGATGCCTGCGGGCATCCCGGTTGCCACCCTGGCCATCGGCAAGGCTGGCGCGATCAACGCGGCGTTGTTGTCGGCGAGTATCCTGGGCGCCAAGCACCCGCAGTTCCACGCCGTGCTGAAAACTTTCCGTGCTGAGCAGACAGACAGCGTCCTGGACAATCCAGACCCACGCATCGCCTGA
- a CDS encoding 5-(carboxyamino)imidazole ribonucleotide synthase encodes MKIGVIGGGQLGRMLALAGTPLGMNFAFLDPAPDACAAALGEHLRADYGDQDHLRQLAEEVDLVTFEFESVPAETVAFLSQFVPVYPSAEALRIARDRWFEKSMFKDLGIPTPAFADIQSQADLDAAVASIGLPAVLKTRTLGYDGKGQKVLRKPEDVVGTFAELGSVACLLEGFVPFTGEVSLIAVRARDGETRFYPLVHNTHDSGILKLSVASTDHPLQALAEDYSSRVLKQLEYVGVMAFEFFEVDGGLKANEIAPRVHNSGHWTTEGAECSQFENHLRAVAGLPLGSTAKIGESAMLNFIGVVPPVEKVIAIDDCHLHHYGKAFKVGRKVGHANLRCADRETLAAQILKVEALIAE; translated from the coding sequence ATGAAGATCGGTGTAATCGGTGGCGGCCAGTTGGGTCGCATGTTGGCGCTGGCGGGCACTCCGCTGGGCATGAACTTCGCTTTCCTTGACCCGGCGCCGGACGCCTGTGCCGCCGCGTTGGGCGAGCACCTGCGGGCCGATTACGGCGATCAGGATCACCTGCGCCAACTGGCCGAAGAAGTCGATCTGGTGACTTTCGAGTTCGAAAGCGTCCCGGCTGAAACCGTGGCTTTCCTGTCGCAGTTCGTCCCGGTCTACCCGAGCGCCGAAGCCCTGCGCATCGCCCGCGATCGCTGGTTCGAGAAGAGCATGTTCAAGGACCTGGGGATTCCCACCCCGGCGTTCGCCGACATCCAGTCGCAAGCCGATCTGGATGCTGCTGTCGCTTCGATCGGTCTGCCGGCCGTGTTGAAAACCCGCACCCTGGGTTACGACGGCAAGGGCCAGAAAGTCCTGCGCAAACCGGAAGACGTGGTCGGCACCTTCGCCGAACTGGGCAGCGTGGCCTGCCTGCTGGAAGGCTTTGTGCCGTTCACCGGTGAAGTCTCGCTGATCGCCGTACGTGCCCGCGATGGCGAAACACGCTTCTATCCACTGGTTCACAACACCCACGACAGCGGCATCCTCAAGCTGTCCGTGGCCAGCACCGATCACCCGCTGCAAGCCCTGGCTGAAGACTACTCCAGCCGAGTGCTCAAGCAGCTGGAATATGTCGGCGTGATGGCGTTCGAATTCTTTGAAGTCGACGGTGGCCTCAAGGCCAACGAAATCGCCCCGCGCGTGCACAACTCCGGGCACTGGACCACCGAAGGCGCCGAGTGCAGCCAATTCGAAAACCACCTGCGGGCCGTTGCCGGTCTGCCGTTGGGTTCGACGGCCAAGATCGGCGAGAGCGCGATGCTCAACTTCATCGGTGTGGTACCGCCGGTAGAGAAAGTCATCGCCATCGACGATTGCCATTTGCACCACTACGGCAAGGCGTTCAAGGTCGGCCGCAAGGTCGGTCACGCCAATCTGCGTTGTGCAGATCGCGAGACGCTGGCGGCGCAGATCCTCAAGGTCGAAGCGCTCATCGCCGAATAG
- a CDS encoding GlsB/YeaQ/YmgE family stress response membrane protein, which produces MGIIGTIFIGLIVGLLARFLKPGDDSMGWIMTILLGIGGSLAATYGGQALGIYQAGQGAGFIGALVGAIVLLVVYGLIKRN; this is translated from the coding sequence ATGGGAATTATCGGAACCATCTTTATCGGCTTGATCGTCGGCCTGCTGGCACGGTTCCTGAAACCGGGCGATGACAGCATGGGTTGGATCATGACCATCCTGCTCGGTATCGGCGGTTCGCTGGCGGCCACTTATGGCGGCCAGGCGCTGGGCATTTACCAGGCTGGCCAAGGCGCGGGCTTCATCGGTGCACTGGTCGGTGCGATCGTGTTGCTGGTGGTCTACGGCCTGATCAAAAGAAACTGA